The DNA window CCGAGGTCGCGGAGGTCACCGGGAGGTACTTCGTGAAGCGTCGCCAGGCGCCCGCCGCGCCGGCCGCCTCCGACGTGGCGCTCTGCCGCGCCTTTTACGAGGAGAGCGCGCGCCTGACCGGTGCCTCGCCGCTCTGAAAGGTGGCGGCCCTCAGCCGCGCGCCGCGACCAGCGCGTGGAAGGCCTGGATCAGCGCCGCGGCGGCCCGCTCGACCTCCTCGGGGCTGGTGAGCCGCCCCAGGCTCAGCCGCACCGAACCGAGCGCCACCTCGGGAGCGAGGCCCATGGCCGTGAGGACCGCCGACGGCGTCTCGGAGCCGTCGTGGCACGCGGAGCCCGTCGACGCCGCGAGTCGGGAGGCGCAGGCCGCGAGCAGCGCGCTCCCCTTCACGCCGGGGAAGCGCACGTTGAGCGTGTTGGGGAGCCGGTCGACGGGGTGACCGTTCAGCGCGACGCCCGGGATCGCCGCCGAGAGGCGGGCGAAGAGCGCCTCCCGCAGGCTCCGCACGCGCGCGCCCTCGACCTCGAGGTCCCGCTGGGCGATGGCGCAGGCCTGGCCGAGCGCCACGATCGACGCCACGTTCTCGGTACCTGGACGCAGGCCGCGCTCGTGCCCCGCCCCGAGGACAAGCGGCTCGAGAGGCGTGCCGCGCCGCACGTAGAGCGCCCCCACTCCCTTGGGCGCGTAGAGCTTGTGCCCGGCCACGGACAGGAGGTCCACTCCGAGCTCGTCCACGCGCGTCGGCACCTTCCCCACGGACTGCGCGGCATCGGTGTGCACGAGCACGCCATGCTCGCGCGCGCGACGCGCCACCTCCGCCACCGGCTCGAGCGTCCCGACCTCGTTGTTCGCGTGCATCAGGGTCACGAGCGCGGGCTCCCCCGCCAGGAGCTCCGCCAGCCCGTCGAGCTCCACGCGACCGGTGGCATCCACCGGGAGCCGCGCGACCGACCACCCCTGCCGCTCGAGGAGCGCGCAGGGCTTCGCCGTGGCGGGGTGCTCCACGGGCGAGGTCACCACCGCCCGCCGCCTCGCCGTCGCCTCCGCCACGCCGCGAATCGCCAGGTTGTTGGCCTCCGTCCCGCCGCCGGTGAAGACGACCTCCTCGGGGAGACAGCCGAGGAGCTCCGCCACCTGCGCCCTCGCCCGCTCGAGGCCGGCGCGCGCGCCCACCCCGAAGACGTGCCCGCTCGACGGGTTTCCGAAGTGCTGGCGGAGGTACGGGAGCATCGCCTCGAGCACCTCGGGAAGCACGGGGGTCGTGGCGTTGTAGTCCAGGTAGACGGGCGTCTCGCTGCCCTCCCAGGACGCTCCGGCGGCGCTCGACATGCTCATCCTCGATCCCTTCCTCGCGGTGTCACGACCGTGTGCTCAAGTGTTCACTTGAATCCTCGCGTATAGCGGCGCGCAGATCAACCGGCGGGCGCACGCGAGGCCCTTGTCTTTTCGCCTCCGGCCCTCCAGGCTCTGCGAAACCCGCGCCTCGGAAAGCGCCGCCATGCACGTCGTCCTCCTCTCCGCCCACGCCCCGACCATCGAGCTCCTGCGCAAGGAGCTCTCGCACCGCGGCCACACGCTCGAGGTACCGGACCCCGACGCGCCGCGACTGGCACGCGACCTTTTCCGACGCGACCTCCTCGTGCTCGACGCCGCGCTCCCCGACGCGCAGCCGCTTCTCGCCGCGCTGCGCGAGCTCGGCAGCCGCCGCGCCCCCCAGGTCGTGCTCCTCACCGACCGGCCCTGCCCTCCCCTCACCCGGGAGGAGCTCTCCAGCCTCGACGACCTCTGGGTCAGGCCGCTCGACCCCGTGGAGCTCGGCCACCGCGTGGCGCTCCTCTGCCGGCGACGCCCCGCAGAGCCCTCGGCGCTCGACCGGGTCGAGCCCGTCTTCCGCGCCCTGGCCCATCTCATCCCGCACGGCGCGGCCTTCCTCTTCGACCGCGAGCTACGCTTCCGCTGCGTGGACGGACCTGCGCTCGCCGACTTCGGCTTCTGGCCGGAGTCCATGGAGGGCAAGCGGCTGGAGGAGGTGATGCACCAGGAGGCCGCCGCGCTGCTGCGGCCGATCTACGAGGACGCGCTCGCCGGCCGCGAAGGGCTGCTCGACCTGCCGGCGGGCCCCACCACCTTCCTCGTCCTCTCGGCCCCCGTGCGAGACCCCGACGGCCAGGTCGCAGGCGGGATGGTCTTCACGCAGGAGGCCCGGAGCCCGGGGGGGGCCCTCGCCGCGCTGCGGAAAAGCGTCCTCGACCACCTGCCCGACGCGATCCTGTTCGTGAATTCCCGGGGGACGATCCTCGAGGCCAACGCGCGGGTAAGCGACCTCTTCGGCCAAGCCCCCGAGGAGCTCGTCGGCCGCAGCGTCGAGGCGCTCCTCCCGGCGCGCCTCCGCGAGCTCCACACCGCCTACCGCGCCCAGTACGAGGCCCACCCGCGAGACCGCGCCATGGGGAGCGGCCTCGACCTGACGGCCCTGACCAGGGACGGCCAGGAGGTCCCGGTCGACGTGGCCCTCTCCCGCACCACGCTCGCCGGCGCGACCGTCACGGTCGCGGCGATCCGCGACGCCACCGAACGGCGCTTCGTGGAGGACCTCCGCCGCCGGAGCGAGGCGGCCATGACCGCCCTCTTCGACGCGGTCCCCGAGTGCGTTCGCATCCTGGACCCCCTCGGGCGCGTCGCGCGGATCAACGCCGCCGGACTCGCGCTGCTCGGCGGAGCGGACGGCACCAAGATCGTCGGGCAGCCGGCGCTGCCGTTCGTGGCCCCCGACCACCGGGCCCGCTTCCTGCGCCACCTGCAGCGCGTCCTCGACGGTCAGCGCGAGACCTTCGAGTTCGAGGTGCTCACCGCACGTGGCGAGAGGCGTACCGTGGAATCGCACGCCACACCCTTTCGCGAGTACTTCGAGGACGGCCGCACGGCGTACCTCGCGGTCTCCCGCGACGTCACCGAGGCGAGGGCGCTCCGCGCGCGCGTGGTGCTGAGCGACCGCATGGCCTCGGTGGGCGTCGTGGCGGCCGGGGTGGCCCACGAGGTCAACACCCCGCTCGCGGTCGTGACCGGAAACGTCTCGCTGGCTCTCGAGGAGCTCGTGGAGACCCGGCGCTCCCTGCGGACAGGCGGCGAGGCGGAGGGGCCCGGGCCCGTAGACCTGACGCGCCTCCACGCGCACCTCGAGAACGCGACCCAGGCGCTGTGGGACGCGCGGCTCGGCGCCGACCGCGTGCGAAGCATCGTGCGGGACCTGAAGATGCTCTCCCGCGGCGACGAAGACCGTCGCGGCGCGGTGGACCTGAACGCCGCACTCGCGTCGTCGATCACGATGGCCTGGAACGAGATCCGACACCGCGCGCGCCTGGTGAAGGACCTCGGCCGCGTTCCGCCGGTCCTGGGCAGCGAGGCCCGCCTGGGGCAGGTGATCGTGAACCTGCTCGTCAACGCGGCGCACGCCATCCCTGAGGGGAACCCGGAAGGCAACGTGATCCGGGTCGCGACCCGCGCCCCCTCGCCGGAGGAGGTGGTCCTGGAGGTCACCGACACCGGCTCCGGCATCTCCGCGGAGAACCTCCCGCGCGTCTTCGACGCGTTCTTCACGACCAAGGAGCAGGGGGCGGGCACGGGCCTCGGCCTCTCCATCACGCACGGGATCGTAACGGGCCTCGGAGGCAGCATCTCCGTCGAGAGCGAGGTGGGCCGCGGAACCACGTTCCGGGTGCGGCTACCCGCGGCGCGCGAGGGAGACGAGGAAGTGGCTCGGCACCCTACCCCGGCGGAGGCGCCGGCGCAGCGGGCGCGCATCCTGGCCATCGACGACGACGAGATGATCGGCACGCTGATCCGGCGCTGCGTCGGGCGCCAGCACGACGTGCTGGTCCTGACCACCTGCCGGGAGGCGCTCGACCGCCTGCACGCGGGGGAGCGCTTCGACCTCATCTTGTGCGACCTGATGCTGCCCGAGATGAGCGGCATGCAGTTCTACGAGGAGCTCGGACGGCGCTTTCCCGGGACCCAGGAGCAGGTGATCTTCCTGACGGGCGGCGCCTTCACGCCGCGCGCGCGCGCCTTTCTCGACGCGACGCCGAACCAGCGGCTCGAGAAGCCCTTCGACCCGCAGCAGCTCGTCGCGCTCGTGCGGGAGCGGATGCGCCGGTCGTCGTCGTAGCTCGCGGCGTCGCGGCCCAGGCTCTCGCGCACTCAACCCGGCAGCAGCTCCACCGGCACGCCGAAGAGGACGCCCGCCCCGGAGAGCTCCTCGCGCACGGCATCGTCCGTCAGCTCGTTCGCGCTGACTCCCGGCCGCTGGTTGGCCACGCGCAGCGCCGTCCCCGGGCGCCCATGGCCGTAGCCGTGCGGCAGGCTGACCACCCCCGGCATCATCTCGTTGCTGACCTCGAGCGGCACCCGCACCTCCCCGACGCGGGAGCGCACCCGGACGAGCGCGCCATCGGTCAGTCCGCGCGCCGACGCGTCCGCGGGGTGCGCGAGCAGGGTGCAGGCCTCGCGCCCCTTCGTGAGCCGCGGGCTGTTGTGCATCCAGGAGTTGTTGCTGCGGAGGCTCCGCCGCCCGATGAGGAGGAGCTCCCCCGACGGACTCGCGGGC is part of the Deltaproteobacteria bacterium genome and encodes:
- a CDS encoding cysteine desulfurase gives rise to the protein MSSAAGASWEGSETPVYLDYNATTPVLPEVLEAMLPYLRQHFGNPSSGHVFGVGARAGLERARAQVAELLGCLPEEVVFTGGGTEANNLAIRGVAEATARRRAVVTSPVEHPATAKPCALLERQGWSVARLPVDATGRVELDGLAELLAGEPALVTLMHANNEVGTLEPVAEVARRAREHGVLVHTDAAQSVGKVPTRVDELGVDLLSVAGHKLYAPKGVGALYVRRGTPLEPLVLGAGHERGLRPGTENVASIVALGQACAIAQRDLEVEGARVRSLREALFARLSAAIPGVALNGHPVDRLPNTLNVRFPGVKGSALLAACASRLAASTGSACHDGSETPSAVLTAMGLAPEVALGSVRLSLGRLTSPEEVERAAAALIQAFHALVAARG
- a CDS encoding PAS domain-containing protein, whose protein sequence is MHVVLLSAHAPTIELLRKELSHRGHTLEVPDPDAPRLARDLFRRDLLVLDAALPDAQPLLAALRELGSRRAPQVVLLTDRPCPPLTREELSSLDDLWVRPLDPVELGHRVALLCRRRPAEPSALDRVEPVFRALAHLIPHGAAFLFDRELRFRCVDGPALADFGFWPESMEGKRLEEVMHQEAAALLRPIYEDALAGREGLLDLPAGPTTFLVLSAPVRDPDGQVAGGMVFTQEARSPGGALAALRKSVLDHLPDAILFVNSRGTILEANARVSDLFGQAPEELVGRSVEALLPARLRELHTAYRAQYEAHPRDRAMGSGLDLTALTRDGQEVPVDVALSRTTLAGATVTVAAIRDATERRFVEDLRRRSEAAMTALFDAVPECVRILDPLGRVARINAAGLALLGGADGTKIVGQPALPFVAPDHRARFLRHLQRVLDGQRETFEFEVLTARGERRTVESHATPFREYFEDGRTAYLAVSRDVTEARALRARVVLSDRMASVGVVAAGVAHEVNTPLAVVTGNVSLALEELVETRRSLRTGGEAEGPGPVDLTRLHAHLENATQALWDARLGADRVRSIVRDLKMLSRGDEDRRGAVDLNAALASSITMAWNEIRHRARLVKDLGRVPPVLGSEARLGQVIVNLLVNAAHAIPEGNPEGNVIRVATRAPSPEEVVLEVTDTGSGISAENLPRVFDAFFTTKEQGAGTGLGLSITHGIVTGLGGSISVESEVGRGTTFRVRLPAAREGDEEVARHPTPAEAPAQRARILAIDDDEMIGTLIRRCVGRQHDVLVLTTCREALDRLHAGERFDLILCDLMLPEMSGMQFYEELGRRFPGTQEQVIFLTGGAFTPRARAFLDATPNQRLEKPFDPQQLVALVRERMRRSSS